One stretch of Chaetodon auriga isolate fChaAug3 chromosome 18, fChaAug3.hap1, whole genome shotgun sequence DNA includes these proteins:
- the LOC143335877 gene encoding heparan sulfate glucosamine 3-O-sulfotransferase 5 translates to MLFKQQALLRQKLFVLGSLAIGSVLYLVARVGTLDRLQPICPIESRLPPPEPEQIPLRTLQFKRGLLHELRKGNATKEQIRLHNLVQQLPRAIIIGVRKGGTRALLEMLNLHPAVVKASQEIHFFDNDQNYARGIDWYREKMPFSFPHQITIEKSPAYFITEEVPERIFKMNSSIKLLIIVREPTTRAVSDYTQVLEGKERKNKTYHKFEKLAIDSNTCEVNTKYKAVRTSIYTKHLERWLKYFPVEQFHIVDGDRLITDPLPELQLVERFLNLPSRISQYNLYFNATRGFFCLRFNIVFNKCLAGSKGRIHPEVDPSVVTKLQKFFHPFNQKFYQITGRTFHWP, encoded by the exons ATGCTATTCAAACAGCAGGCATTGCTGAGACAGAAGCTCTTCGTTCTGGGCAGCCTTGCTATTGGAAGTGTCCTCTATCTCGTGGCCAGGGTTGGGACCTTGGATAG gcTACAGCCCATCTGCCCAATTGAGAGCAGACTGCCCCCTCCTGAGCCAGAGCAAATCCCTCTCCGTACTCTGCAGTTTAAGCGTGGCCTGCTCCATGAACTACGCAAGGGCAATGCCACCAAAGAGCAAATCCGCCTGCACAACCTGGTCCAACAACTGCCTCGGGCCATCATCATCGGGGTGCGCAAAGGGGGCACCCGCGCCCTGCTGGAGATGCTCAACCTGCATCCGGCAGTGGTCAAGGCCTCGCAGGAGATCCACTTCTTTGACAATGACCAAAACTATGCCCGGGGCATCGACTGGTACAGAGAGAAAATGCCCTTCTCCTTCCCTCATCAGATTACCATTGAGAAGAGCCCTGCCTACTTCATCACAGAGGAGGTCCCTGAACGCATCTTCAAGATGAACTCCTCTATCAAGCTGCTGATCATCGTCCGCGAGCCCACCACCAGAGCTGTGTCCGACTACACGCAAGTGCTGGAGGGCAAGGAGCGCAAAAACAAGACCTACCACAAGTTTGAGAAGCTGGCCATCGACTCCAACACCTGCGAAGTGAACACTAAGTACAAAGCAGTGCGGACCAGCATCTACACCAAACACTTGGAGCGCTGGCTGAAGTACTTTCCCGTGGAGCAGTTCCACATCGTGGACGGGGACCGCCTCATCACAGACCCACTGCCGGAGCTGCAGCTCGTCGAGCGTTTCCTCAACCTCCCCTCCAGGATCAGCCAGTATAACCTGTACTTCAATGCCACCAGGGGATTTTTCTGTCTGCGATTTAACATTGTCTTCAACAAGTGCCTGGCAGGCAGCAAGGGCCGCATCCATCCAGAGGTGGACCCATCAGTGGTGACTAAACTGCAGAAGTTCTTTCACCCCTTCAATCAGAAGTTTTACCAGATCACTGGTAGGACATTCCACTGGCCATGA